Proteins from a single region of Pedobacter cryoconitis:
- a CDS encoding SusC/RagA family TonB-linked outer membrane protein — translation MLRKFTKHLFFCLLLIAVSVKAWAQTSDITGIVKDEMGQPLIGATILLQNMKTNDKKGIMVNKDGKFLISGLSANVPYTISASYIGYATKTINNYLLKAGEQATLLIQLNPDSKALSDVVIVGYGSQKAKDVTTSIASIKAADIENQPISNAAEAMVGKMAGVQVSQGSGTPGGALSIKVRGVGTITAGSNPLYVIDGVPISNDNINTLNTNDIASIEVLKDASSAAIYGSRGSNGVVLITTKQGKNGVSTINVNSYTGWQTLSHKIKMMDAYQYSQMVLDSRNNSYTDAMDAINRKNNALGSPAVNYNINDSNGTRLFNTSNNTNTVIPQEILPYLQGQQGLTNTDWQDQIFRVAPIQNHSISAAGGSELLKYYASLEYFNQDGIIINSGFKRYSGRLNLEGKKGKVRYGVNFNPSVINEKRVNANGAYNSNGGGIVASALHYSPIFPVYNPDGSYSYAQNSWSPGTITTLPNNTVASGNGETQAWNPVALANLQKDDVSSHRMTGSAFIEAEIFKDLKYKLQLGADIFNSSEDTFRPSTIPQSNTAGNPLSEATGSSRTIKETNWLLEHTLNYNKTIGDHSINALLGWSNQKDDLSGNYAFASKGFISDQVEYLSAGLVTNGTSTRTQWALASGIARLQYSYKGKYLFTGSVRADGSSKFGKNNKWGYFPSASLGWRLSEEDFLKNSEAISDLKLRASYGLTGNFNIPNYGSQGAMTNYGYVFGGATPSVVNGAAPFAQPNDDLKWEKTAQLNLGFDASFFKNKLTLSVDVYNSNTNNLLLNVPVPISTGFSTELKNIGKVNNKGIDVNLGTQQQFGGVRWTANANFSKNINKVVELGPGNADIIKTGSVANAYFITRVGEPIGSYYLPVVLGVFKNQAEVNAYPHYTDTQGNYDLNTSKPGDFKFKDVDGDGVIDLTKDREIVGNYLPKFTYGFATSAEYKGVDLNISMQGVYGNKILNLSRRYFANKEGNMNNMVSSLDRWMSESNSGSGQDVRANRAAKGSNGTTSTWHVEDGSYLRIRNIALGYTFPTDLVKKMTLTKLRVYLSVQNPFTFTKYSGYNPEVTNRSDATTNGEDYGVYPTSKTISLGINITL, via the coding sequence ATGCTTAGAAAATTTACTAAACATCTGTTCTTTTGCCTGCTGCTGATCGCAGTTTCGGTAAAAGCCTGGGCTCAGACTTCTGATATTACCGGGATCGTAAAAGATGAAATGGGGCAGCCCTTAATTGGCGCCACCATACTTTTACAGAATATGAAAACCAATGATAAGAAGGGGATCATGGTGAATAAAGATGGCAAGTTCCTGATCAGCGGGCTGTCTGCAAATGTTCCTTACACTATCAGTGCTTCTTACATTGGTTATGCGACAAAAACGATTAATAACTATCTGCTCAAAGCAGGCGAACAGGCCACGCTGCTGATTCAGCTAAACCCTGATTCCAAAGCTTTATCAGACGTGGTCATTGTCGGGTACGGAAGTCAGAAGGCAAAAGACGTGACCACCTCAATTGCGAGTATTAAAGCTGCTGATATAGAAAATCAGCCTATCAGCAATGCTGCGGAGGCTATGGTTGGTAAGATGGCAGGTGTACAGGTTTCACAAGGCTCTGGCACACCAGGAGGAGCATTGTCCATTAAAGTAAGAGGAGTAGGGACGATCACCGCAGGTTCCAATCCTTTGTATGTTATTGACGGCGTGCCAATTTCCAATGACAATATCAACACTTTAAACACTAATGACATTGCTTCTATTGAGGTACTGAAAGATGCATCCTCAGCAGCTATTTATGGTTCCAGAGGTTCTAACGGTGTAGTGCTGATTACTACCAAACAAGGTAAGAATGGAGTTTCTACCATCAATGTAAACAGTTATACCGGCTGGCAAACACTATCGCACAAAATCAAAATGATGGATGCCTATCAATATTCTCAAATGGTGCTGGATTCAAGAAACAACTCCTACACAGATGCGATGGATGCCATTAACAGAAAAAACAATGCTTTAGGTTCACCTGCTGTTAATTACAACATCAATGATAGTAATGGCACTCGTTTGTTTAATACTTCGAACAATACTAATACGGTAATTCCACAAGAAATTCTACCTTATCTGCAAGGGCAGCAAGGCTTAACCAATACGGACTGGCAAGATCAGATTTTTAGAGTAGCACCTATACAAAATCATTCTATTTCTGCTGCAGGTGGTAGCGAGCTGCTTAAATATTATGCCTCTCTGGAATACTTTAATCAGGATGGTATCATTATCAACAGTGGTTTTAAACGTTATAGTGGCAGATTAAACCTCGAAGGAAAAAAAGGGAAAGTAAGATATGGTGTTAATTTCAATCCATCGGTCATCAATGAAAAAAGGGTGAATGCCAATGGTGCTTACAACTCGAATGGTGGAGGTATCGTTGCATCCGCCTTGCATTATTCACCTATTTTTCCGGTATATAATCCAGATGGAAGTTATAGCTATGCACAAAACTCGTGGAGTCCGGGAACTATTACAACATTACCTAACAATACCGTAGCAAGCGGAAACGGTGAAACTCAGGCCTGGAACCCGGTTGCTTTAGCTAATCTGCAAAAGGATGATGTGAGTTCTCACCGAATGACAGGAAGCGCATTTATAGAAGCAGAAATATTCAAAGACCTGAAATACAAACTTCAGTTAGGTGCTGATATCTTCAATAGTTCAGAAGATACTTTCAGGCCTTCTACAATCCCTCAATCCAATACTGCCGGTAATCCGTTATCGGAAGCTACAGGCTCTTCCAGAACGATTAAAGAAACCAACTGGTTATTAGAACACACTTTAAACTATAATAAGACAATTGGAGATCATAGTATCAATGCTTTATTGGGCTGGTCTAATCAGAAAGATGATTTAAGTGGAAATTACGCTTTTGCTTCTAAAGGATTTATCAGTGATCAGGTCGAATACCTGAGTGCGGGTCTGGTGACCAATGGAACTTCTACCCGTACCCAATGGGCCTTAGCATCCGGCATCGCAAGATTGCAGTATAGCTACAAAGGAAAATACTTGTTTACCGGTTCAGTAAGAGCGGACGGATCATCTAAATTTGGAAAGAACAACAAGTGGGGGTATTTCCCATCGGCATCCCTTGGATGGAGATTATCAGAGGAAGACTTCCTTAAAAACTCTGAAGCAATCTCTGACTTGAAATTAAGGGCTAGTTACGGTTTAACCGGTAATTTTAATATCCCTAATTACGGATCACAAGGTGCAATGACTAATTATGGTTATGTATTTGGTGGCGCCACTCCATCTGTTGTAAATGGTGCAGCTCCATTTGCACAGCCTAATGATGATTTGAAATGGGAAAAAACAGCACAATTGAATCTTGGATTCGATGCTTCTTTTTTCAAGAACAAGCTGACTTTATCTGTTGATGTTTATAACAGTAATACCAACAATTTATTACTGAATGTACCGGTCCCTATTTCTACTGGTTTTTCTACCGAGTTGAAAAATATCGGTAAAGTAAACAATAAGGGGATCGATGTCAATTTAGGTACACAACAGCAATTTGGCGGCGTGAGGTGGACTGCAAACGCGAACTTCTCGAAGAACATCAATAAAGTTGTAGAACTCGGCCCTGGTAATGCAGACATTATCAAGACTGGATCTGTTGCGAATGCCTATTTCATTACCAGAGTTGGTGAGCCAATTGGTTCTTATTACCTGCCAGTAGTTTTGGGTGTATTCAAAAATCAGGCAGAGGTTAATGCTTACCCGCATTACACAGATACCCAGGGGAATTATGACCTGAATACCTCTAAACCCGGTGATTTTAAATTTAAAGACGTAGATGGTGACGGGGTGATTGATCTGACCAAAGACAGAGAAATTGTTGGAAATTACCTGCCTAAATTCACATACGGCTTTGCAACCTCAGCAGAATATAAAGGCGTAGATCTGAATATCTCTATGCAAGGCGTTTACGGTAATAAAATTCTGAATCTTTCCCGCAGATATTTTGCGAACAAAGAAGGTAACATGAATAACATGGTAAGCTCTCTGGATCGCTGGATGTCAGAAAGCAATTCAGGAAGCGGTCAGGATGTAAGAGCTAACCGTGCCGCAAAAGGCAGTAACGGAACAACCTCTACCTGGCACGTTGAAGACGGATCTTATTTAAGAATCCGCAACATTGCTTTAGGTTATACTTTCCCAACTGATTTAGTGAAGAAGATGACCCTAACCAAGCTCAGAGTATATCTTTCGGTACAGAACCCTTTTACTTTCACGAAGTACTCAGGATACAATCCAGAGGTAACCAACCGATCTGACGCGACGACAAACGGCGAAGACTACGGCGTTTATCCAACCTCAAAAACAATATCCTTAGGTATCAACATCACTTTATAA
- a CDS encoding YdcF family protein yields MKASFLLFCSWLITITAIAQNQTHGPSNQYILQNTANPVQYKNYYLLTLLQKDAAVKTLIQKDPIFSELLKNKTTTINAALKNCASDIPCLTTTIKLSPEEITAVSNRLQALFKPGNALALLISRDLIPSGCYNSYENLKPVEMLTKAWEQDANAINHVIDVYVNGQKPNYPAIDSISFDLKDKNYPELVNTNAKLSLTPKNTLYFEPSLQFALTALEINERNDAADYEPMTSTVNKAALSSIKNTNFKAYPYTLILVPGEGPEEHDTELSAGGMLRCRLAAEQYQKKAAPYIMVSGGRVHPYKTKYSEAYEMKKFLMQTLQIPESAILMEPHARHTTTNLRNASRLIYRYHIPMEQPALVVTTRSQSMYISDIMPQRCIKELGYEPYKAGKRLSDNDLEFYPNIKSLQIDFDEPMDP; encoded by the coding sequence ATGAAAGCTTCTTTCCTGCTGTTTTGCAGCTGGCTCATCACAATTACAGCTATTGCTCAAAATCAAACCCATGGGCCATCCAATCAATACATCCTTCAAAACACGGCAAACCCCGTTCAGTATAAAAACTATTACCTGCTGACCCTATTACAAAAAGATGCCGCGGTAAAGACACTGATCCAAAAAGACCCTATATTCAGCGAACTGCTAAAAAACAAGACAACCACCATCAACGCTGCATTAAAAAACTGCGCAAGCGACATCCCATGTCTCACTACAACAATCAAACTCAGTCCCGAAGAAATAACAGCAGTAAGTAACCGTCTGCAAGCCCTTTTTAAACCAGGAAATGCATTAGCCCTGTTGATTAGCCGCGACCTCATTCCATCTGGCTGTTATAACAGCTATGAAAATCTTAAGCCCGTAGAAATGCTAACCAAAGCCTGGGAACAAGATGCCAATGCCATAAACCATGTCATCGACGTCTACGTAAACGGTCAAAAGCCCAATTACCCGGCCATAGACTCCATTAGTTTTGACCTAAAAGACAAAAACTATCCAGAATTAGTCAATACCAATGCAAAACTGAGCCTGACCCCAAAAAACACCCTATACTTTGAACCCTCCCTGCAATTTGCGTTAACCGCATTGGAAATCAACGAAAGAAATGATGCTGCCGATTACGAGCCCATGACCAGCACTGTAAACAAAGCCGCTCTTTCTTCCATTAAAAACACAAACTTCAAAGCCTATCCTTATACCCTGATTCTTGTACCCGGAGAAGGGCCCGAAGAACACGATACCGAACTCAGCGCAGGAGGGATGCTTCGCTGCCGTCTTGCCGCAGAACAATACCAAAAGAAAGCAGCACCCTACATTATGGTTTCCGGTGGGAGAGTGCACCCCTATAAAACAAAATATAGTGAAGCTTACGAAATGAAGAAATTTCTGATGCAAACCTTACAAATTCCAGAAAGTGCTATCCTGATGGAACCACATGCCAGGCACACCACTACTAACCTGCGTAACGCTTCAAGACTCATTTATCGTTACCACATCCCAATGGAACAACCTGCACTGGTTGTAACTACTAGATCACAAAGTATGTACATCAGTGATATCATGCCTCAGCGCTGTATCAAAGAACTAGGGTATGAACCCTACAAAGCCGGAAAACGTTTATCAGACAACGACCTTGAATTTTATCCGAATATCAAATCCTTACAAATAGATTTTGATGAACCCATGGACCCGTAG
- a CDS encoding RagB/SusD family nutrient uptake outer membrane protein, translated as MKNYIYILIGGLMLTATSCKKFLDLKPQDSYTENTFYVDEKGLQGGLISCYDALQTDSLYGNNLLTLGEIRGDNVTDNDPGSGAGVRNQIEVFAETSANNILSGSWQGHYKAIYRCNIILDRAPAIVMNETTKNQIIAQAKFIRALSYFNLTRLWGNVPLITKVQKTEEARENSRSTPAQVYQQIMSDLTDAAGKLPVSWSDAQRGRATSYAASALLGKVYLYQKNYTMAASTLQPVVAAIYAGTTLATVPQTTTFPNALKTSKDIIFAVQYLSGGVKEFVNQDNRYRNNNNTNIITLPQSLFEAGDNRKGLLAVTGTGGRPGKFNTPQVNNETSSDFPVLRCAEVLLMYAEALNETAYGNAEAFTALNAVRANAGITAKTPATLTSQSSFRTALYLERRLELALEADRWFDIVRTNQMATVFPGIPAFRSIYPVPQVEIDNVNKKDGWQNTGY; from the coding sequence ATGAAAAATTATATATACATTCTTATTGGTGGTTTAATGCTGACAGCCACTTCCTGCAAGAAATTCCTGGATTTAAAGCCACAGGATTCCTATACCGAAAATACCTTTTATGTAGATGAGAAAGGCCTTCAGGGAGGCCTGATCAGTTGCTATGATGCTTTACAAACTGATAGCCTTTATGGAAACAATCTGTTGACCCTTGGTGAAATCCGTGGAGACAATGTCACTGACAACGATCCCGGTTCAGGAGCAGGCGTGCGGAATCAAATCGAAGTATTCGCTGAAACTTCGGCTAACAACATCCTTTCCGGCAGCTGGCAAGGACATTATAAAGCTATTTACCGTTGTAATATCATTCTGGACAGGGCGCCTGCCATTGTGATGAATGAAACTACAAAAAACCAGATCATTGCACAGGCAAAATTTATCCGTGCCCTCAGCTACTTCAACTTAACCAGACTCTGGGGGAATGTCCCATTAATCACTAAGGTTCAAAAAACAGAAGAAGCCCGTGAAAACAGCCGTTCCACACCCGCACAGGTTTATCAGCAAATTATGAGTGACCTGACGGATGCAGCAGGGAAACTCCCTGTCTCCTGGTCTGATGCCCAAAGAGGAAGAGCAACCAGTTACGCTGCTTCAGCCCTTTTAGGTAAAGTTTATCTTTATCAAAAGAACTACACAATGGCAGCTTCAACCCTGCAACCCGTAGTTGCTGCAATCTATGCCGGAACTACCTTAGCAACCGTACCACAGACCACCACCTTTCCTAATGCGCTAAAAACCAGTAAAGACATCATCTTTGCAGTTCAATACCTGTCAGGTGGTGTAAAAGAATTTGTAAATCAGGATAACCGTTATAGAAATAACAACAACACCAATATCATTACCCTGCCACAAAGCCTGTTTGAAGCCGGTGATAACCGTAAAGGACTCCTTGCTGTGACGGGTACAGGTGGCCGTCCGGGAAAATTTAATACCCCGCAAGTGAATAACGAAACCAGCAGTGACTTTCCAGTACTCCGTTGTGCAGAAGTGCTATTAATGTATGCAGAAGCCTTAAATGAGACTGCTTACGGAAACGCAGAAGCATTCACAGCACTGAATGCGGTACGTGCCAATGCAGGTATTACTGCGAAAACCCCTGCAACGCTGACCTCGCAGAGCTCCTTCAGAACAGCCCTTTATTTAGAAAGAAGATTAGAACTGGCCTTAGAAGCCGACCGCTGGTTTGACATTGTGAGAACCAATCAAATGGCCACTGTCTTTCCCGGTATTCCAGCCTTCAGAAGTATCTATCCAGTACCACAAGTAGAAATTGATAACGTCAATAAAAAAGACGGCTGGCAGAACACCGGCTACTAA